The genomic interval CCGAAATGTCATTTCTGGATCATCTGGAAGAACTGCGCTGGCGCTTAATTAAAGGACTGGCTGGCGTACTGGCCGCCACAATCCTCAGCAGCTTTTTCAGCAAGTGGATCATTGACCATATCTTGCTGGGCCCTACCCGTCCCAGCTTCATTATGTACCGAATCTTTGGACTGGACGCCAAGCCGCTGGAGCTGCTCAACCGCACCATCACCGGACAGTTCTTTGCTCATATTGGCACGATCCTGTTTGTGGGCATCATTATCGGCTCGCCCGTCCTCATCTATCAGATCTGGAAGTTTATCGAGCCCGGACTGTACCCTCACGAAAAGCAGGGCATGCGCTTTGCTGCCGTCTTTGCCACAGGCTTCTTTATCCTGGGCGTACTTTTTGGCTACCTGGTGATCACTCCGCTGGCCCTGCAGTTTTTTGCCAACTATACTATTTCTGAGCAAATCCTTAACCAGTTCGATATCACAAAGTACTTCAACATGATAACCATGTGGGCCTTCGGGGTGGGTCTGCTGTTTGAGCTTCCCGTGGTGGTGTACTTTCTGGCCAAGATGGGCCTGATCAACGGCGACACGTTGCGGAAAGGACGCCGATACGCGCTGGTCATTGCCCTGATACTGGGAGCCCTGTTCACTCCACCCGATCCGATTTCGCAGGTGCTGGTGGGAGTTCCGCTTTTATTACTCTATGAATTGTCGATACATATAGCAGCTTTTGTGAGTCGGCGGCGCGAAGAGGAGCTACGCCGTGCACTTTACTAACTGCCTACAGAGATGGCTGCATCTAAACGTCGGAAGCTCCGTCTGTTACTTGTCCTGGTAGCGGGGCTGAGTATTGGTCTTGCCGTCCCGAATAACGACACTTTTTTTGCCCTCCAGAAGCATTTCCGCATCTTTGGGGCGCTGTACGAAACGCTGGTCACCGATTACATTGATCCCATTGATCCGGGCCAGCTTATGCGGACGGGGATCGATGCCATGCTGGCCGAGCTGGACCCCTACACCTCGTTTTTTGACGAAGCAGACCGCGGGGAGATTGAACTGCTGACACGTGGACGTTATGGGGGTGTGGGGCTGAATGTGGGCATTCGCAACGGCAGACTTACGGTGCTGGCTCCTATCGAAGGCGCTGCCGGCTATCGCCAGGGCATTCGCACGGGCGACATCATTACGCACATCGACGGTCAGCCCACCGACGGTCTCTCCCTGAAAACGGTGCGTCAGATGTTGCGTGGCCAGCCAGGCACCACAGTAACCCTGACTATCGAACGCGAAGGGGAGCCTTTGCCGCTGCAATTTGTGCTGACGCGTGAAGAGGTGCAGCTCAAAAACGTCACCTATGTGGGCTTCCTGAACGACGACACAAGCGAAGGACTGGGTTACATCCGACTGGAACGCTTTGCCCTGGGCGCTGGCGAAGAGGTGCGGCAGGCCATCGAACAACTGCGAGCAGCTGCCCCCCTGCGAGGCCTGGTACTTGACCTACGGAACAATCCAGGCGGCTTGTTGGAGGCAGCCGTCGAAGTGGCCAGCCTGTTCGTACCGCAGGGAGCACCGATCGTCTCGACGCGAGGCCGCACACCGGATCGCACCCGCGTCTACCGTAATGAGTCGGCGCCCCTGTATCCCGAGCTGCCGTTAGTGGTGCTGGTCAATGAGCTCAGTGCTTCGGCCAGTGAGATTGTCGCCGGAGCCATTCAAGATCTGGATCGCGGCCTGATTGTCGGGACCAACACCTACGGCAAAGGGCTGGTGCAGATCATCCGTCCCCTTCCGTACAATACCGCACTCAAACTAACTACCGCCGCCTATTATACGCCCAGTGGACGGAGCATTCAGGCCATCGACTATAGCCGGCACGACGGGCGTGGCCGGCTTGTACCCGACTCGCTGCGGAACATCTTCTACACTCGTAACGGTCGCATCGTGCGTGATGGCCATGGCATTGAGCCCGATGTGGTGGTTACCCCTCCAGAACCTGGTCCGTTAGAGACCGCATTGCGTCGACAGGCCGCCTTTTTTTTCTTTGCGAATTACTATGTAGCGCAGCATCCATCTCCCCCCACTCCGGACGTTCACGTAGACGAACACATGCTGCAGGAATTCCGCGCCTGGCTGAACGCCCGGCATTTCGACTATCAGATTGCCGCTGAGCACACCCTGGCCACACTGCAGACGCAACTGGAGGCGGCCCGCTACACCCAGGCCCTGGAGGCCTTACAGACAGTTCGTTCTGCTCTGGAACGCGCCAAAAAGGCGGCTTTTGAGCGCGAAGCTGAAGCACTCCGCCGTCAGATCCGGCAGGAATTATTGACCCGCTATCTGCCTCCGGAAGCGCGTATGCGGTATCTGCTGGCCGACGACCCGGTCGTGCAGCGAGCGGCTGCCCTGCTTCGCGACACCCAGACCTACGCGGCCTTGCTTGCTCCAAACTGATGCAACCAACCTATCTGCTCCTCCTGTCGGGTATCGGACTGCTGGGAGGCTTCCTGGCCGGCCTCGTCGGTGTAGGAGGCGGAATCGTCTTTGCACCCGTACTCTTCTTCTATTTCCAGGCCATCGGTGTGCCGGCTTCGGTGGTTACGCCACTGACGCTGGGTACGAGTCTGTTCTGTACGCTGCTCGCTTCTCTCAGCAGTGCCTGGTTTCAGTATCGGAGACAGGCTGTTGTGGCGACCGTTGCCCTGGGGGCTGGTCTGTTCAGCGCCCTCTCTATCACGCTCACCACCCGCTACGTCACCACCCAGCCCTGGTACAATGGCACAGCCTTTCGCCTGGTTTTCGGATTCGTACTACTATCGGTGGCCTTGCGCATGCTCCGTGGTAAGGAACGCAATCCAGGCGTCGCTGCCACCTTTCACCTGCGGTGGTCCGTGCTGGCAGGCGCCGGCACCGTGGCCGGTACTGTGGCGGCCGCAGCCGGCGTAGGCGGCGGCATCATCCTGGTTCCCCTTTACCATCGGCTGCTGGGACTGCCCATGCACCGGGCAGTTGGAACCTCCAGTGCCACAATCGTGCTCATTTCGCTGGCAGGCATTCTGAGCTATGCCCTGTCGGCGCCTGCTACCTCGCCCGGTATGCCCACGCTGGGACATGTGGACGTATTGCACGGCCTGCTCCTGGCCGTACCGGCCACTATCAGCGCCCGCTTTGGAGTGCAGACGGCCCACCGACTTCGTACCATCTGGCTACGCCGCGCTTTTGCCGTGCTGGCCCTCTTTGTCGCCGGCCGCCTGCTCCTGCAGGCGCTCAGCCAGATCGTCGGGTAAGCCTGCGTCTCATCAGCGGTTGCATCGAAAGGACGTTTTGACCAGCCATCATCTAAAGCCCGCCCGCTGATTTCGTCTCGGGAAGTCTAAGCCACCGTTCGCCTTGCTTGACCGCTACGCCATTACCAGTACAGCAGCACCTTGTAGCTGCCCCTCGCGAAGTTGCCGAAGCGCTTCGTTGGCCTCCTCCAGGGGAAAACAGCTCACCTCGGTGCGCACAGGAATGGTAGGCGCAAGCTTCAGAAACTCTTCCCCATCCTGGCGTGTCAGGTTGGCTACCGAACGGATCACTCGTTCTTCCCACAGTAGCCGATAGGGAAACGACGGGATATCGCTCATGTGAATGCCGCCGCATACCACTACCCCACCTCTGTCTACTGACCGCAGCGCCTCGACCACCAGCGCGCCCACCGGCGCAAAGATCAGAGCGGCATCAAGCAACTCGGGCGGCCGCTCGGTCGAAGCACCCGCCCAGACGGCGCCCAGCTTGCGGGCAAACTCCTGCGCGGCCACGTCGCCAGGACGGGTGAACGCATAGACCTGCTGTCCTCGCGCTACAGCCACCTGGATGATCAGGTGCGCAGCAGCCCCGAAGCCATAGAGCCCCAAGCGCTCAATGTGCGGTCCGGCCAGCCGATAGGTACGGTAGCCGATCAACCCTGCGCATAGCAACGGTGCGGCATGCGGGGCATCGTACACCCTCTCGGGTAACGGGTAGCAGTAGTCGGCCCGAGCCGTAGTAAATTCAGCAAAGCCCCCGTCACGCGTGTATCCTGTAAAACGGGCGTTCGGACACAGGTTTTCTTGCCCCCGACGGCAATAGCGGCAGGCACCGCACGTCTCGGCCAACCAGGGCACCCCCACGCGATCCCCTTCCCGAAAGCGGGTTACACCTTCGCCTCGACGCACTATCCGGCCCACGATCTGATGGCCCAGAATAAGCGGCAACTTTGGTTCGGGCAGCTCACCATCCACAATGTGCAGGTCGGTACGACATACCCCGCAGGCTTCCACGCGCAGCAGAACCTCACCGGGAGCCGGCTCAGGCACCGGAAGCGTTCGCATCACCAGGGGTTGGCCGGGCGCTTCCAGTATCATGGCCCGCATGGTCGCAGGAATCGCTTGCTTCATGGCCGACTCATCTCGTCACGTTGAAAGCAAGCGTACAGATAGGGTTGTTCTACGCCACCGGGCGTGACATGGTGCTCCTGACTATGGCGCACCAGTCGGAAACCCGGCCCTATCGTACGCACCAGGGTGTCCAGATCATACCGCACAACCGGCAACCCGCTACAGGTCGGCGGCGCCTCAGGCGCAAACGTTGCCAGGATTACAAAACCGCCGGGCCGAAGCGCAGTGCGCAACTGCTCCAGGTAACGCGCTCGGTCTGCCATATCAACCAGAAAGTGAAATACGGCCCGGTCATGCCAGAGATCGTAGGCGGTTGCCGGAAGGGACACCTCCGTAATGTCGGCAGTAATCCAGGTAACCCGTTCAGCCTGCTGTCCCAGACGGGCCCGTGCCTGTGCCAGTGCCGTGGCCGACAGATCCAACACCGTAATCGCCTCGAAACCCAGCGCCAGCAGATCATCGACTAGCGTCGAAGCTCCCCCTCCAACATCCAGGATCCGCGCACTTCGGGACAGGTCTAACGCTCGAATAAAGGTCAGGGACGTATCGAGATGAGGCCGATACCAGCCTACGCGCTCTATCGGCCGCGTTGTATAGATGCGTTCCCAGTGTGCCCGCCGGTCTTTCATCGCTGTTGCATCTGGGCCAGTAGCTCAATGAAGACCGCATTCGTCCATCCAAAGCCGATTTCGTTCGACGTATAGCCGTAGCGTAACGCCACATCAGATCGGCGTTGGATGACGTCGTATTTCTCCAGGATCACACCGGTTCGCTCAAAATCTTCCACAATCATCGAAACGAACTTGGCCGTAAGTCGGTCGGCCGCTTCATCGTAGCCGTAGCGCCGAAGGCCTTCGACTGCGATCAGATAGAGCGGCGCCCATCCATAGGGTGCGTCCCACTGACTGCCACTGATGCGCGCGCTGGTGAGCAGTCCGCCAGGAGCCTCCAGCAGGTACAGGTTGGCTGCCACGCGAGCCGCCTGTTCCGGTGAGGCCATACCGACCCAGAGCGGGTAGAACGTGGTCGCAAACACATAGTCGCTGCGACGGCCCGTCCGAAAGTTGTAATCAAAGTACAGCCCGCGTTCGGGATCCCACAGGTAACGATTCACACGTTCACGCCGCGCCTCCGCCCGCGCGCGCCACCTGGCGGCAGCGACCGTATCGCCCAGAATTTCGTGCATACGCGCAGCATCCATTTCCATCCGATACAGCAGGGCATTCAGTCCTACCGGAGCATAGTGAATGATATCCACGCTGAACGGCCCGAAGCGATTGGACGGATCGAAGCCTGATTCCCGCATGGAGCGGTCGCCTTTGTAAAAAAGTGGCGTCAGAGAATCTGCCTGAGCCACGTAGTAGAGTGATTTGTCGTAAGCCTCCACCTCCTGCGTGCGGTAGTATTCACGGACACGGTCGTAGTGCGTACGGCCCTGCGCATCGCGCTCGCCAGCGACCACCTCCGGTGCCGGCCCTTCCCCCAGATCATAGTACCGGGAAAGCCCTGTCTCGCCGGCCAGATGAGGCGGCGTGGTCCAGTAGGCATAGTAGCGCTCAATGAGCGGGATAGCTGCGGCCAGCCAGTCGCGATCATGGGTGTGTTCATAAACGGCCAGTACCATCGCCGTCAGAAAAGGCGGCTGGGAGCGCGTCAGGTAATAGGTTCGATTGGCGTTAAGCACCTTTCCATAATGATGCACCTGGTAAAGGTGGTTGTCCGTCATGGCTCTGGCCAGATCGATCCGCCCGTCACGGAGCAGTCCGACAACGATGAAGTAGCTATCCCAACCGTACATTTCATTGAAGCGGCCACCTGGTACGACGTACGGCTCTGGCAGGTAGAGCAGACCGTGTGGATGGATCTTGTCTAACTGGGCCACCGGATCCTCGGGCAACACGCGCAGCTCAATCTGTTGCAGCACCGAATCAGGCAGCTCCTGCCGAAGCCGGTCCCATACCGCTGCGGAATCCTCGGTGGCCGCGATGTAAAGCGGCCAGGGCATGCCGGGCTCGTGTTCGATCTTGGGATCCTGTACGGCCGCCAGCAGATCGCGATGTGAACGCGTCAGCACGTCCCAGCTCTGACGGATGTAGGCCCGCACGGCCTCGATACGCTCGGCCGAAGGCAACGGCACATAGCAGGCTGCTCGGTCCTGCGCCTGAACCGGAAGTGCCAGGGCAGCCCCCAGCATCAACAACCAGCAGATGCGCACGCGCATGGCTTGCTCCGAGTTGGTTGTAAGTCAGTAGCGTGCTGGCCTCCGGGCAGCCTCCAGGGCCCTCCGGATAAAGGCCCGTAGATCGTCGTTCGCAGTGGCCAGATCTTCGTCGCGCAGATACATCATGTGGCCGCTTCGATAGCCTTTGAAAAAGAGTCGATCACGAAGTTTACCACTTGGATCCAGTTGCCACATGGTGTATTTGGCCGCGAAATAATCGGTCCCACCATCAAAATAGCCGGCTTGAATGAGCACGTGCAGATAGGGATTCTGCGCCATGGCCCGCCGGAGCTGCTCGCCGGTCTCATTGCCCTCACGGTTCCAGGGACGAACCGGACCGAAAATCCAGTATTCCAGCTCCGTCCGAAAACCCAGCACCTCCCGCAGGTAATAGTTGATGGCTGGCGTGAAGGCATGATTCCAGGCGCTGAGGGCCGGGTCATGATCAAAGCGCTCACCGGCTGCCTGCCGATCAACACCCCGGTAGCGGGAATCCAACCGGCCGATGGTGAGCCCCTCATCCCGCAGCAATTCCTTCCAGAACACGTTGCGGGGGACGGCCAGGTTATACTGCAGCACCACCTGCTCGGAAATGCCTGCATAGGTGGCTACCTGTCGGGCAATCTCGCGGCGGCGTTCCGGCACCAGAAAGCCGCCCCGCACCAGAGCTGGCAGATATTCCTCCACGGTGAACGTTTCTACTTCCGGAAGCAACTCCTCCAGATCGCGTTGTTGCAGTTCGGGCGTCAGCTTTCGGTGATACCAGGCAGCGGCCGCATAGTAGGGTAGCAGCAGTGCCTGTCCCACCGGGCCGTCCCGCTCAAGGCCCAGGCCCGTGGGCGAGACCAGGATTACGCCGTTCAGATACATCCAGTGGCGTTCCTGGAGCACACCGGCCAGCCCGGCCACCCGCGTCGTGCCATAGCTTTCGCCGATCAGAAATTTGGGTGAGCGCCAGCGTCCATGCCGATTCACCCAGGCCACAATCCAGTCGGCCAGATAGGCGATATCTTCATTCACGCCGAAGAACTGCCGGCGATCAACCGTATCGCTTAAAATCCGCGAAAAGCCGGTATTGACCGGATCCACATAGACAATATCGGCCACATCGAGAATAGAATGCGGATTCTCCTCGATACCGTATGGCTGCACCGGGAAGCCTTCCGGATCGATACGCACGCGACGCGGACCGGTATAACCGAGGTGCATCCAGACCGAGGCGGATCCAGGCCCCCCATTGAACGAAAAAATCAGCGGCCGCAGCGAACGATCCTGCACGTCCTCACGCTCATAGTACACATAGAACATCGTAGCAATCGGCCGTCCCCACCGGTCCCAGACCGGCTGCATGCCCGCCTCGGCCCGATAGGGAATCCGCTGTCCTTTGACGGTGACCGTGTGGCGCGTAACCACAGTGGTATCGATCGGTGGCTGCCGCAGCTGGGCTTCAGCGGTCCACGCCTGCGACAGGATTGCTATCAACCCGAACGCCACCCTGCGCTTCATAGTCCAGCCTTCCTCTTGTTTGAATTGTTCAGCGCTTACTACGGGTCAATATCCAAAGGCCCAAGCTTTTCCGCAATGCCTCGGCACACTCCCGGCTATCGGGCCAAAATTTTTTTGCTTCCATCGGAACCCTTGCGCTGGCCATCCGTTGTGCACATCGTTAACGTTACTTTACACGACGTCACCTCCTGCAGTTTAGCCGTTTCCGGGTTGCTCTTCTTCAGGGTAGAACGGTTTTCGGTGCCAGGCTGCGCGAGGCGACCCAATACCCAAGGTATCATGGCTCAACGAGGACGCGTCAAGTGGTTCAACATTGACAAAGGCTATGGCTTTATTGAACCCAACGACGGCAGCAAGGACGTATTCGTCCACCGTAACAACGTACCCGGTCTTGGCTGGGACGAAGGGCTTCGCGAAGGCGAAGAGGTCTCCTATGAAGTCGAGCACACGCCCAAAGGGCTTAGCGCGATGAACGTCGAACGCCTTTCACGGTCGTCCGAACTGTTCTGAACACGCCGCTAAGGCGTAACGATAAACGCCCGGTCTCCAAAGGCCGGGCGTTTTGTTTTGTCGCTGGATCTGTTCTGGCTATCTAACGGACGGCCGCTCGTCGAAGGGCGTCGTATCACCTCATTCATCAATGAAGAAGAGCAGGCAGTCCAACTGGACAAGATCGTACCGTTCCTGCTGGAGACGCGCCCGAAAGAACTGAGGGCCATTCATGTATCGGTGAAGAACTTTGCCGCCCATGTGGAGGTGGACGATCGGATCGTAACGGGCCAGAACTCGGCCTCGGCCGAAGGCGTAGGCCGGGCTCTGGTCGAAGTGCTCTACCGCCTGCAGATACCGGCCTGAGCGCCGGTCCGCTATACCCCGGCAAACGCCGGATGCACCACTCCGGCCTTTTTAATCAAATGCCGAACACGAGAGAATCCCACAGCCGCGGCCAGCGTTCGCCTACAGTAACGTCCGACAAACCCCCAACGCCGGCTATGGAAGAACCCGCCTTTGTGCCCGCCTACAACCGTCCAAAAAAGCCGGGCATCTGGATGAACCTTGACAACACGGTGTCCATCTACCACGTGGTGGGACCCGACGACACCTTCGAGGAAGCGGCCCAGGCCCTTTTTGCCCTGCTGCGCGAAGCGCAGGAACGCTTTCCGGACTGGCCGCGACTGCTCTTCATCGACATCATCGGCCACGAGGGCGAGCGGGCAGGCTTTGACGACGACTTCTTCGAGTTTCAGCAAGAGTTCCTGTTTTCGACACTGGCGCCGTTTGTAACCGCCCTCGACACCCCGCTGACCGGCCCCCTACTCAACCCGGCCCCCCAGCGCAACGACCTGCCGGATCGCCTGGTGATCAGGACGCCTCAAGACTAACCGTCGCTCCTCAATCACTTGTATTCATACCTCAACAGGGCAATCTCTCTTGACAAGATCTTTTTTTTAGGTTAGACGTGTCGGTTTTTTACTCCCATCCAACCCGGTAGCGCCATGGTACTACACAAGTTGCTGCGATGGCTGCCTGCATGCAATGCCTTCTTCTTTGCAGTCATTCTCTCCGGCAGCCTGATCTTACTGGACCCGTCCCCGGCCTGGGCCGCTAAATGCAGAGCGGAAGTAACCTGTGGAGACGGCGCTAAAGTATCCTGCGAAGCGTCGGGTCCTAATTCACAATGCGAAGCAAGCCAGAGAGATGGTGAAGTTTGCTGCTACGACGGGGATGGCTGGTCCCATGGCTTTTGCCGTGAGTAGGTGAAACGTAGTCGGGGGATAGCAGCTTGTCTCTGCTATCCCCCTTTGAATCGCCGCAAAAGCGCCATGAAACCCCTGACAGGCTTCCTCCTGCTTCTATTCACTGCTTCTCAGACTGCGCAGGCCCAAGAGATTCCTTACATCGATCTGTACCCAGACACAGCGCTTACCGTACTGGGCCCGCATTTTTACCTCGACAAAGTCGTGGCCATTACCTATGCACCGACGCATGGATACTTCATTGGGGACGACGAGCTGAGTCAGATTGCCTGGACAAACCGCCAGTTCCAGCTAATACGTGCGTTAGGCAAACCCGGAGAAGGTCCAGAAGATTTGATGGGCGTATCCTCCCTTTATCTATGGGGAGATACCCTGTTGGTA from Rhodothermus sp. carries:
- the tatC gene encoding twin-arginine translocase subunit TatC, which encodes MKLFGARSSSSATTSPLPPAQGDGAPAPSAAETDMAEMSFLDHLEELRWRLIKGLAGVLAATILSSFFSKWIIDHILLGPTRPSFIMYRIFGLDAKPLELLNRTITGQFFAHIGTILFVGIIIGSPVLIYQIWKFIEPGLYPHEKQGMRFAAVFATGFFILGVLFGYLVITPLALQFFANYTISEQILNQFDITKYFNMITMWAFGVGLLFELPVVVYFLAKMGLINGDTLRKGRRYALVIALILGALFTPPDPISQVLVGVPLLLLYELSIHIAAFVSRRREEELRRALY
- a CDS encoding S41 family peptidase, whose amino-acid sequence is MAASKRRKLRLLLVLVAGLSIGLAVPNNDTFFALQKHFRIFGALYETLVTDYIDPIDPGQLMRTGIDAMLAELDPYTSFFDEADRGEIELLTRGRYGGVGLNVGIRNGRLTVLAPIEGAAGYRQGIRTGDIITHIDGQPTDGLSLKTVRQMLRGQPGTTVTLTIEREGEPLPLQFVLTREEVQLKNVTYVGFLNDDTSEGLGYIRLERFALGAGEEVRQAIEQLRAAAPLRGLVLDLRNNPGGLLEAAVEVASLFVPQGAPIVSTRGRTPDRTRVYRNESAPLYPELPLVVLVNELSASASEIVAGAIQDLDRGLIVGTNTYGKGLVQIIRPLPYNTALKLTTAAYYTPSGRSIQAIDYSRHDGRGRLVPDSLRNIFYTRNGRIVRDGHGIEPDVVVTPPEPGPLETALRRQAAFFFFANYYVAQHPSPPTPDVHVDEHMLQEFRAWLNARHFDYQIAAEHTLATLQTQLEAARYTQALEALQTVRSALERAKKAAFEREAEALRRQIRQELLTRYLPPEARMRYLLADDPVVQRAAALLRDTQTYAALLAPN
- a CDS encoding sulfite exporter TauE/SafE family protein is translated as MQPTYLLLLSGIGLLGGFLAGLVGVGGGIVFAPVLFFYFQAIGVPASVVTPLTLGTSLFCTLLASLSSAWFQYRRQAVVATVALGAGLFSALSITLTTRYVTTQPWYNGTAFRLVFGFVLLSVALRMLRGKERNPGVAATFHLRWSVLAGAGTVAGTVAAAAGVGGGIILVPLYHRLLGLPMHRAVGTSSATIVLISLAGILSYALSAPATSPGMPTLGHVDVLHGLLLAVPATISARFGVQTAHRLRTIWLRRAFAVLALFVAGRLLLQALSQIVG
- a CDS encoding zinc-dependent alcohol dehydrogenase family protein; translation: MKQAIPATMRAMILEAPGQPLVMRTLPVPEPAPGEVLLRVEACGVCRTDLHIVDGELPEPKLPLILGHQIVGRIVRRGEGVTRFREGDRVGVPWLAETCGACRYCRRGQENLCPNARFTGYTRDGGFAEFTTARADYCYPLPERVYDAPHAAPLLCAGLIGYRTYRLAGPHIERLGLYGFGAAAHLIIQVAVARGQQVYAFTRPGDVAAQEFARKLGAVWAGASTERPPELLDAALIFAPVGALVVEALRSVDRGGVVVCGGIHMSDIPSFPYRLLWEERVIRSVANLTRQDGEEFLKLAPTIPVRTEVSCFPLEEANEALRQLREGQLQGAAVLVMA
- a CDS encoding class I SAM-dependent methyltransferase; the encoded protein is MKDRRAHWERIYTTRPIERVGWYRPHLDTSLTFIRALDLSRSARILDVGGGASTLVDDLLALGFEAITVLDLSATALAQARARLGQQAERVTWITADITEVSLPATAYDLWHDRAVFHFLVDMADRARYLEQLRTALRPGGFVILATFAPEAPPTCSGLPVVRYDLDTLVRTIGPGFRLVRHSQEHHVTPGGVEQPYLYACFQRDEMSRP
- a CDS encoding trehalase family glycosidase: MRVRICWLLMLGAALALPVQAQDRAACYVPLPSAERIEAVRAYIRQSWDVLTRSHRDLLAAVQDPKIEHEPGMPWPLYIAATEDSAAVWDRLRQELPDSVLQQIELRVLPEDPVAQLDKIHPHGLLYLPEPYVVPGGRFNEMYGWDSYFIVVGLLRDGRIDLARAMTDNHLYQVHHYGKVLNANRTYYLTRSQPPFLTAMVLAVYEHTHDRDWLAAAIPLIERYYAYWTTPPHLAGETGLSRYYDLGEGPAPEVVAGERDAQGRTHYDRVREYYRTQEVEAYDKSLYYVAQADSLTPLFYKGDRSMRESGFDPSNRFGPFSVDIIHYAPVGLNALLYRMEMDAARMHEILGDTVAAARWRARAEARRERVNRYLWDPERGLYFDYNFRTGRRSDYVFATTFYPLWVGMASPEQAARVAANLYLLEAPGGLLTSARISGSQWDAPYGWAPLYLIAVEGLRRYGYDEAADRLTAKFVSMIVEDFERTGVILEKYDVIQRRSDVALRYGYTSNEIGFGWTNAVFIELLAQMQQR
- a CDS encoding carboxypeptidase; the protein is MKRRVAFGLIAILSQAWTAEAQLRQPPIDTTVVTRHTVTVKGQRIPYRAEAGMQPVWDRWGRPIATMFYVYYEREDVQDRSLRPLIFSFNGGPGSASVWMHLGYTGPRRVRIDPEGFPVQPYGIEENPHSILDVADIVYVDPVNTGFSRILSDTVDRRQFFGVNEDIAYLADWIVAWVNRHGRWRSPKFLIGESYGTTRVAGLAGVLQERHWMYLNGVILVSPTGLGLERDGPVGQALLLPYYAAAAWYHRKLTPELQQRDLEELLPEVETFTVEEYLPALVRGGFLVPERRREIARQVATYAGISEQVVLQYNLAVPRNVFWKELLRDEGLTIGRLDSRYRGVDRQAAGERFDHDPALSAWNHAFTPAINYYLREVLGFRTELEYWIFGPVRPWNREGNETGEQLRRAMAQNPYLHVLIQAGYFDGGTDYFAAKYTMWQLDPSGKLRDRLFFKGYRSGHMMYLRDEDLATANDDLRAFIRRALEAARRPARY
- a CDS encoding cold shock domain-containing protein, whose product is MAQRGRVKWFNIDKGYGFIEPNDGSKDVFVHRNNVPGLGWDEGLREGEEVSYEVEHTPKGLSAMNVERLSRSSELF